A region of Paraburkholderia largidicola DNA encodes the following proteins:
- a CDS encoding potassium transporter Kup has protein sequence MTDNSHVPKQPLPSLAVAAIGVVFGDIGTSPLYSLKEAFSPSHGIPLTESSILGVISLLFWAIIVVVSIKYVMFVMRADNNGEGGVLALMALSLRSFDTRSRAAGLLMMLGIFGACMFYGDAVITPAISVMSAVEGLELAAPKLSHLVLPLTMVILVLLFWIQRHGTAMVGRLFGPIMVLWFVTLAVLGLLHIVQAPEVIKALNPYYAFSFMSAHLLQAYVVLGSVVLVLTGAEALYADMGHFGAAPIRCAWYSLVMPSLVLNYFGQGALLMHDPKAIENPFYLLAPDWALLPLVVLSTVATVIASQAVISGAYSLTSQAIQLGYVPRMKILHTSELAIGQIYVPVVNWMLLFIILCIVIAFKSSDNLAAAYGIAVTATMVITTILASVVMVKVWNWNKGVVALIIGALLIVDLGFFGANLLKVAEGGWLPLGIGALLFFLLMTWFKGRMIVKERTAADGIPLMPFVQGLLAHPPHRVSGTAIYLTGSATLVPVSLLHNLKHNKVLHERTIFLTFITRDIPYVEDKDRLTVKDVSGGLFLVKAAYGFNETPDVKAVLEQISVSHDMSFELMDTSFFLARETVVPTQLPGMSVWRERVFAWMHQNAAKPTDFFSIPANRVVELGTKIEI, from the coding sequence ATGACAGACAACTCTCACGTCCCCAAGCAGCCGTTGCCCTCGCTTGCAGTCGCTGCGATCGGCGTGGTTTTCGGGGATATCGGCACAAGCCCCCTGTATTCGCTGAAAGAAGCCTTCAGCCCCTCCCACGGCATTCCCCTCACAGAAAGTTCCATTCTCGGTGTTATCTCGCTGCTGTTCTGGGCGATCATCGTGGTCGTCAGCATCAAGTACGTGATGTTCGTGATGCGCGCCGACAACAACGGCGAGGGCGGCGTGCTCGCTTTGATGGCGCTGTCGCTGCGCTCGTTCGACACCAGGAGCAGGGCAGCCGGCCTTCTGATGATGCTCGGCATTTTCGGCGCCTGCATGTTCTACGGCGATGCCGTGATCACGCCTGCCATTTCGGTGATGTCGGCCGTCGAAGGTCTGGAGCTTGCCGCGCCGAAGCTTTCGCATCTCGTGCTGCCGCTGACGATGGTGATTCTCGTGCTGCTGTTCTGGATCCAGCGACACGGGACGGCGATGGTCGGCCGGCTGTTCGGCCCGATCATGGTGCTGTGGTTCGTGACGCTCGCGGTGCTCGGCCTGTTGCATATCGTGCAGGCGCCGGAAGTCATCAAGGCGCTCAATCCGTACTACGCGTTCTCGTTCATGTCGGCGCATCTGCTGCAGGCGTACGTGGTGCTCGGCTCGGTCGTGCTGGTGCTGACGGGCGCGGAAGCGCTGTATGCCGACATGGGCCACTTTGGCGCGGCACCGATTCGTTGCGCGTGGTATTCGCTCGTGATGCCGTCGCTGGTGCTGAACTACTTCGGCCAGGGCGCGCTGTTGATGCACGATCCGAAGGCGATCGAAAATCCGTTCTATCTGCTTGCGCCTGACTGGGCGCTGCTGCCGTTGGTTGTGCTGTCGACGGTTGCGACGGTGATCGCTTCACAGGCGGTGATTTCGGGCGCGTATTCGCTGACGAGCCAGGCGATCCAGCTCGGCTACGTGCCGCGCATGAAGATCCTGCACACATCGGAGCTGGCGATCGGGCAGATCTATGTGCCTGTCGTGAACTGGATGTTGCTCTTCATCATTCTTTGTATCGTCATCGCGTTCAAGAGTTCGGACAATCTGGCGGCGGCGTACGGTATTGCCGTGACGGCGACGATGGTAATCACGACGATCCTCGCGAGCGTGGTGATGGTGAAGGTGTGGAACTGGAACAAGGGCGTCGTCGCGCTGATTATCGGTGCGCTGCTGATTGTCGACCTTGGGTTCTTCGGCGCGAATCTGTTGAAAGTGGCGGAGGGCGGGTGGTTGCCGCTTGGCATCGGCGCGTTGCTGTTCTTCCTGCTGATGACGTGGTTCAAGGGGCGCATGATCGTGAAGGAGCGCACGGCCGCCGACGGTATTCCGTTGATGCCCTTCGTGCAGGGGCTGCTTGCGCATCCGCCGCATCGCGTGTCGGGTACGGCGATTTATCTGACGGGGAGTGCGACGCTCGTTCCGGTGAGTCTTTTGCATAATCTCAAGCACAACAAGGTGCTGCACGAGCGCACGATCTTTTTGACTTTTATCACGCGTGATATTCCGTATGTCGAGGACAAGGATCGGTTGACCGTCAAGGATGTCAGCGGTGGGCTGTTTCTCGTCAAGGCCGCGTATGGGTTCAATGAGACGCCGGATGTGAAGGCGGTGCTCGAGCAGATCAGCGTGTCGCACGATATGTCGTTTGAGTTGATGGACACGTCGTTCTTTCTCGCGAGGGAGACTGTCGTGCCGACGCAGTTGCCCGGTATGTCCGTTTGGCGTGAACGCGTGTTTGCATGGATGCATCAGAATGCGGCGAAGCCGACGGACTTTTTTAGTATTCCCGCGAATCGGGTTGTTGAGCTTGGGACGAAAATAGAGATCTGA
- a CDS encoding phosphoribosyltransferase, which produces MIQGVPMIEMKDPRNDERNLWVGWDEYHRLIELLALTVHESGWKFDKILCLARGGLRVGDQLSRIYDLPLAILATSSYREAAGTEQGELDIAQYITMTRGELSGNVLLVDDLVDSGVTLARVQQHLKERYPAITSVRSAVLWWKACSKVKPDYHVHYLATNPWIHQPFEEWDTVRPHNLSAWIKRGQERSTDAS; this is translated from the coding sequence ATGATCCAGGGTGTGCCAATGATTGAAATGAAGGACCCGCGCAACGACGAGCGCAATCTGTGGGTCGGCTGGGACGAATATCACCGGCTGATCGAGTTGCTTGCGCTCACCGTTCACGAATCGGGCTGGAAGTTCGACAAGATCCTGTGCCTCGCGCGCGGTGGTCTGCGGGTCGGCGATCAGCTGTCGCGCATCTACGATCTGCCGCTCGCGATTCTCGCGACCAGTTCGTACCGTGAAGCGGCGGGCACGGAGCAGGGCGAGCTCGATATCGCGCAATACATCACGATGACGCGCGGCGAACTGTCGGGCAACGTGCTGCTGGTCGATGACCTGGTTGATTCGGGCGTGACGCTCGCTCGCGTGCAGCAGCATCTGAAGGAGCGGTATCCCGCCATCACGTCGGTGCGTTCGGCGGTGCTGTGGTGGAAGGCGTGTTCGAAGGTGAAGCCGGACTATCACGTCCACTATCTCGCAACGAACCCGTGGATCCATCAGCCGTTCGAGGAGTGGGACACCGTGCGTCCGCACAACCTGAGCGCATGGATCAAGCGCGGCCAGGAGCGTTCGACAGACGCCAGCTAG
- a CDS encoding IS30 family transposase has protein sequence MEKRYQQLQPEERLTIASQHLQGSSIRAMARMLGRSPATVSRELARNCGPDRYASVPAQALSVARRVAGRRPAKLDPQGVTWRIVLTLLDWKWSPQQISGTLKRMHPNDSSQRVSHETIYTAIYARPYGELRRQLVACLRHHRSDRMPRSRGTDRRGQIPDMVSIHVRPPEVDDRVMPGHWEGDFIKGANNASSVGVLVERSSRLVLLARMDDATAASALAGFSAKLNSIAAPLRQSFTYDQGKEMACHQELAAATGVKVYFCDPHSPWQRGTCENTNGLLRQYLPKGTDLSVYSQDDLDGIADSLNSRPRATHAFHSPFEVFATMLALASQPDNSVH, from the coding sequence ATGGAAAAACGATACCAACAACTCCAGCCTGAAGAGCGGCTGACGATTGCCAGCCAGCATCTGCAGGGTTCAAGCATACGGGCCATGGCCCGTATGCTTGGGCGCTCACCTGCAACGGTGAGTCGCGAACTGGCTCGCAACTGCGGGCCTGACCGCTATGCTTCGGTGCCGGCCCAGGCGTTAAGCGTGGCGCGACGTGTGGCTGGCCGGCGCCCCGCCAAGCTCGATCCGCAGGGTGTTACATGGCGCATCGTCCTCACGCTGCTGGACTGGAAATGGTCGCCTCAGCAGATATCAGGTACGCTCAAACGTATGCACCCGAATGATTCGTCCCAGCGGGTCTCGCATGAGACCATCTATACGGCTATCTACGCTCGTCCGTATGGGGAACTGCGTCGCCAGCTCGTCGCCTGTCTGCGCCACCATCGCAGCGATCGCATGCCGCGAAGTCGAGGCACAGACCGGCGCGGTCAGATTCCAGATATGGTCAGCATTCATGTGCGCCCACCCGAGGTGGACGACCGCGTGATGCCGGGCCACTGGGAAGGCGACTTCATCAAGGGTGCAAACAATGCCTCTTCCGTGGGCGTGCTGGTCGAACGCTCCAGCCGCCTTGTGCTGCTTGCCCGCATGGACGATGCGACAGCTGCCTCGGCACTCGCGGGCTTCTCTGCCAAACTGAATTCCATCGCTGCGCCGCTACGACAGAGCTTCACGTACGACCAGGGCAAGGAAATGGCGTGCCACCAGGAGCTCGCTGCCGCGACCGGTGTGAAGGTCTATTTCTGCGACCCTCACAGCCCCTGGCAGCGTGGCACGTGCGAGAACACCAATGGTCTGCTACGCCAGTATCTGCCCAAGGGCACAGATCTCTCGGTCTACAGCCAGGACGACCTTGATGGCATCGCTGACAGCCTCAACAGCCGGCCACGTGCCACACACGCTTTCCACTCGCCGTTCGAAGTCTTCGCCACCATGCTTGCACTTGCTTCTCAA
- a CDS encoding adenylosuccinate synthase, giving the protein MSASAVNVNPGRNVVVVGTQWGDEGKGKIVDWLTDHAQGVVRFQGGHNAGHTLIIGGKKTILRLIPSGIMRPGVACYIGNGVVLSPEALFKEIEELESAGVDVQKRLFISEATTLILPYHVAIDQAREARSGAGKIGTTGRGIGPAYEDKVARRGMRVQDLFEPKAFAERLRANLDFHNFVLTQYLGAPAVDYQQTLDMMLSYADRLKPMVTDVSRRLYDENAAGNNLLFEGAQGTLLDIDHGTYPFVTSSNCVAGAASAGAGVGPQKLDYILGITKAYCTRVGSGPFPSELYDADNANRQEEVGLTLAKVGKEFGSVTGRPRRTGWLDAAALRRSIQINGVSGLCITKLDVLDGLDEVKLCVGYTVDGKNADILPRGASEVSRCEPVYETFGGWQESTVGIKEWNKLPANAQAYLSRVQEVAGVPIDMVSTGPDRDETILLRHPFKV; this is encoded by the coding sequence ATGTCTGCCAGCGCAGTGAATGTGAACCCTGGGCGCAATGTCGTCGTCGTGGGTACCCAGTGGGGTGATGAAGGCAAGGGCAAGATCGTTGACTGGCTGACGGACCACGCGCAAGGCGTCGTTCGTTTCCAGGGCGGTCACAACGCCGGTCATACGCTCATCATCGGCGGCAAGAAAACCATCTTGCGTCTGATTCCGTCGGGCATCATGCGCCCGGGCGTCGCCTGCTACATCGGCAATGGCGTCGTGTTGTCGCCTGAAGCGCTGTTCAAGGAAATCGAAGAACTGGAATCGGCCGGTGTCGACGTCCAGAAGCGTCTCTTCATCTCCGAAGCTACCACCCTGATCCTCCCGTACCACGTCGCCATCGACCAGGCCCGCGAAGCACGCAGCGGCGCTGGCAAGATCGGCACGACGGGCCGCGGCATCGGCCCGGCCTACGAAGACAAGGTGGCGCGCCGCGGCATGCGCGTGCAGGACCTGTTCGAGCCGAAGGCTTTCGCTGAACGTCTGCGCGCGAACCTCGATTTCCACAATTTCGTGCTCACGCAATACCTCGGCGCACCGGCTGTCGACTATCAGCAGACGCTCGACATGATGCTGAGCTACGCAGACCGTCTGAAGCCGATGGTCACGGACGTCTCGCGCCGTCTGTACGACGAGAACGCGGCGGGCAACAACCTGCTGTTCGAAGGCGCGCAAGGCACGCTGCTCGATATCGACCACGGCACGTATCCGTTCGTCACGTCGAGCAACTGCGTCGCGGGCGCGGCGAGCGCGGGCGCGGGTGTCGGCCCGCAGAAGCTGGACTACATTCTCGGCATCACGAAGGCGTACTGCACGCGCGTCGGCTCGGGCCCGTTCCCGAGCGAACTGTACGACGCCGACAACGCCAACCGCCAGGAAGAAGTCGGCCTGACGCTCGCGAAGGTCGGCAAGGAATTCGGCTCGGTCACGGGCCGTCCGCGCCGCACCGGCTGGCTCGACGCCGCCGCGCTGCGCCGCTCGATCCAGATCAACGGCGTGTCGGGCCTGTGCATCACGAAGCTCGACGTGCTCGACGGCCTCGACGAAGTGAAGCTGTGTGTCGGCTACACCGTCGACGGCAAGAACGCCGACATCCTGCCGCGCGGCGCGTCCGAAGTCTCACGTTGCGAGCCGGTGTACGAAACGTTCGGCGGCTGGCAGGAAAGCACGGTCGGTATCAAGGAATGGAACAAGCTGCCCGCGAACGCTCAGGCGTATCTGTCGCGCGTGCAGGAAGTGGCGGGCGTGCCGATCGACATGGTGTCGACGGGTCCGGACCGCGACGAAACCATTCTTCTGCGTCACCCGTTCAAGGTTTAA